Proteins from a single region of Hordeum vulgare subsp. vulgare chromosome 6H, MorexV3_pseudomolecules_assembly, whole genome shotgun sequence:
- the LOC123402318 gene encoding 7-deoxyloganetin glucosyltransferase-like, which yields MNQTCRNPMEGAGEEKPHAVCLPFPAQGHITPMLSVANLLHAHGLHVTFVNSEYNHARLVRTRGAAALAGSPGFCFATIPDGLPQPSGDVDDDVTQDIPSLCKSTLETCLGPFRCLLAELNVAASTGGHPPVTCVVSDLLMCFAMDAAKELDVPYVQLWTASTVSYLGFRYFRLLIDRGIVPLQDVNQLTDGYLDTPVEDLPGLRNMRLRDFPSFIRSMNPDEFMVEYAIKVTESAVGASAVIVNSFDDLEGEAVEAMEALLGRPKVYTIGPLTLLAPRSTSTIGSLSLWKEQEECFQWLHGKEPASVVYVNFGSITVMTKEQLLEFAWGLANSGKQFMWIIRRDLVKGDAAVLPPEFMAETAGRGFMASWCPQQEVLNNPAVGVFLTHSGWNSTMDSMCGGVPVISWPFFSDQLTNCRYQCNEWGVGMEIDSNVQRNAVTGLITELMQGESGKKMRKMAEKWRVKAILAAKPGGSSHRNFNGLIHDVLLPSKE from the exons ATGAACCAAACCTGCAGAAATCCAATGGAAGGAGCAGGCGAGGAGAAGCCACACGCCGTGTGCCTGCCGTTCCCGGCGCAGGGGCACATCACCCCGATGCTCAGCGTGGCCAACCTGCTCCACGCCCACGGCTTGCACGTCACCTTCGTCAACTCCGAGTACAACCACGCCCGCCTTGTTCGCACACGCGGCGCCGCCGCCCTGGCTGGCTCCCCGGGCTTTTGCTTCGCCACTATCCCCGATGGCTTGCCGCAGCCGTCGGGCGACGTGGATGACGATGTCACGCAGGACATCCCGTCGCTTTGCAAGTCCaccttggagacttgccttggcccCTTCCGCTGCCTCCTCGCCGAGCTCAATGTCGCGGCCTCCACAGGAGGCCATCCGCCTGTGACTTGCGTTGTCTCAGACCTCCTCATGTGTTTCGCCATGGATGCTGCCAAAGAGCTAGATGTCCCCTATGTCCAGCTTTGGACGGCAAGTACGGTTAGCTATCTCGGGTTCCGTTATTTTCGGCTCCTCATCGACCGTGGCATCGTCCCACTTCAAG ATGTGAACCAACTTACTGATGGATACCTTGACACCCCAGTGGAGGATCTACCGGGGCTGAGGAACATGAGGCTCAGGGACTTCCCGAGCTTCATACGCAGCATGAACCCCGACGAATTCATGGTGGAGTATGCCATCAAAGTAACGGAGAGTGCGGTCGGGGCATCGGCCGTAATCGTCAACAGCTTTGACGACCTCGAGGGCGAGGCAGTGGAGGCCATGGAAGCGCTCCTCGGCAGACCCAAGGTCTACACGATTGGCCCGCTCACTCTACTAGCCCCGCGCTCGACAAGTACCATTGGTAGCCTTAGTCTGTGGAAAGAGCAGGAGGAGTGTTTCCAGTGGCTCCACGGTAAAGAGCCTGCCTCCGTCGTCTATGTAAACTTCGGAAGCATCACGGTCATGACCAAGGAGCAGCTCCTGGAGTTCGCGTGGGGGCTTGCCAACAGCGGTAAGCAGTTTATGTGGATCATCCGGCGTGACCTCGTCAAAGGCGACGCGGCGGTGCTTCCTCCTGAGTTCATGGCAGAGACGGCAGGCCGCGGGTTCATGGCGTCCTGGTGCCCGCAGCAGGAGGTGCTGAACAACCCGGCTGTAGGCGTCTTCTTGACACATAGCGGCTGGAACTCGACAATGGATAGCATGTGCGGCGGCGTGCCAGTCATCAGCTGGCCCTTCTTCTCGGACCAGCTTACCAATTGCCGGTACCAATGCAACGAGTGGGGCGTCGGCATGGAGATCGATAGCAATGTCCAGCGGAACGCCGTCACAGGCCTTATCACTGAACTCATGCAAGGTGAAAGtgggaagaagatgaggaagatggCGGAGAAATGGCGGGTGAAGGCAATCTTGGCGGCCAAGCCCGGCGGTTCATCTCACCGCAATTTCAACGGGCTGATCCATGATGTGCTCCTGCCTAGTAAGGAATAG